The following are from one region of the Vulpes vulpes isolate BD-2025 chromosome 14, VulVul3, whole genome shotgun sequence genome:
- the CEP250 gene encoding centrosome-associated protein CEP250 isoform X16 gives MKSATDRDLTELKAEHVKLSGSLLTCCLRLTVGTQSRESDGSGRRDGSEPTQLLLLLTKTQELEKEAHERSQELIQLKSRGDLEKAELQDQVTELSALLIQARKQNEEYEKMLGALRETVEILETNHAELMEHEASLSKNAQEEKLSLQQVIRDITQVMVEEGDSMTQGCGRDSSLELDPSGLSSQFDSQDPDKALTLVRSVVTQRRQAVQDLRQQLSACQEAMSSLRQQHNQWEEEGEALRQRLQKLTGERDTLAGQTSDLQGEVESLSKERELLQKTREELQQQLEVLEQEAWRLRRTNMELQLQGDSVQGEKEEQQEELHLAVRERERLQETLAGLEAKQSESLSELIILREALESCHLEGELLRQEQTEVTAALARAEQSVAELSSSENSLKAEVADLRAATIKLSALNEALALDKVGLNQQLLQLEQENQSVCHRMEAAEQARNTLQLGLAEAERSRETLQEKNTHLEAQLQKAEERGAELQADLRAIQDEKEEIQEKLSEARHQQEAALAQLDQLRQETKRQEEVLAREVQEKEALVRERAALEVRLQAVERDRQDLAEQLLGLSSAKEQLESTLFEAQQQNSLVEVTKGQLEVQIQTVIRAKEVIQGEVRCLKLELDNERNRAEQERETAARRLAQAEQEGQTALQQQKSAHEEEVNRLQEKWETTQILQTQLREARGELEQAAQQNRDDLVAVQEECGALLQAKMDLQKRVEDLKSQLVSRDDSQRLVEQEVQEKLREAQEYSRIQKELEREKASLIQSLMEKEQRLLVLQEADSIRQQELSSLRQDMQESQEGQKELSTQVELLKQEVKEKEADFLAQEAQLLEELEASQVTEQRLRASLRALEAKAAQVQLRLRSTENQLAALVAEQQPGHQAQAQLASLCSVLQQALGFACESRPELHGGGDSASLWGPEPDQNGTGILLKRGPLLTALSAEAVASALQKLHQDLWKTQQARDDLREQALKLEQRLTDTEAEKSQVCTELQDLQRQLSQNQEEKSKWEGKQNSLESELTELHGTVASLQSRLRQAELQGLEAQNERELLQAAKESLTAQVERLQASVAEARAQAGATRALEEDLRTARSALKLKSEEAETERERAQALQEQGELKVAQGKALQENLAILAQTLSEREGEVEALRGSIQELEKQQEMQKATLEALSLDLKKKSEEVDVQQEQIQELEKCRSLLEDLPLAMQEQEQRLVAQREQIQELEKDRETQRNILEHQLLELEKKAQMIESQKGEIQDLKKQLVTLECLALEREENHHKMECQQKAIEELEGQREMQRVALTHLTLDLEEKSQELQAQSSQIDKLESHSTLLARELQDKDQELKSQREQVEELQRQKERLAQDLERRDQDVVLQRERIRVLEDQRTLQTKILEEDLGQIKLSLRERGRELASQRPPMQERAEEGKGQSKAQRGSLEHLKLILRDKEREVECQQERIQELKEYKDQLEQQLQGLHRKAGETGLLLTQREQEIVVLQRHLQEAAEQGELKERSLQGHLEEAQRALAQREQELEALQHQQQQALGQEETRKEEASTLQRALEQAHTALKERQGELEDHKEHVRRLQEELAMEGRRVQALEEVVGDLRAESREQEEALLALQQQGAERAQEHEVEVGGLRASLLQAETALKERDLELEALRADGRASQLREETARDWAQALQEALSKAQAAVQEKEQRLLSQAELSRSLETSTATLQAALDSCQAQARQLEEALRRREGEIQDRDLRHQEAVQQLQRALAQRDEELSHQKRQGQLLEQSLARRAREDAIQGKPGPEQEREEEEMRGLRESLRELQLTLAQKEEEILGLREAQQRKNLEDSLHSHTAPPEPSTDFATLGPRLQQELERLQTALRLTEAREIEWREKAQDLALSLAQSKASVSSLQEAAMFLQASVLERDLEQQRLQDELELTRQALEKEQLLSPSSTSRAEQRPREEVSEVKAEPSLGLEERQLWGQRLEYLQQAVAQLEIDRSRLQHHNVQLRATLEQVERERRKLKRESMRVSRTGGLEVKEAAASSPTQQDGRGGQKGSSDDKQMAELQKEVAMLRGQLSLERKQRQDYIARSVQTSRELAGLHHSLSHSLLAVAQAPEATVLEAETRKLDESLTQSLTSPGPALLCPSPSTIQAISR, from the exons ATGAAGTCAGCTACTGACAG AGATCTGACGGAGCTCAAGGCTGAGCATGTGAAGCTTTCAGGGTCCCTGTTGACATGTTGTCTGCGCTTGACTGTGGGCACCCAGTCTCGAGAGTCAGATGGATCTGGGAGACGGGATGGGAGTGAGCCAACCCAGCTGCTGCTACTACTGACCAAGAcccaggagctggagaaggaagcgCATGAAAGGAGCCAGGAGCTAATACAGCTGAAGAGTCGGGGCGATCTGGAGAAGGCTGAGCTGCAGGATCA GGTGACGGAGCTCTCTGCTCTGCTGATCCAGGCTCGGAAGCAAAATGAAGAGTATGAGAAGATGTTAGGGGCCCTGAGAGAGACAGTGGAGATCCTG GAGACAAATCATGCAGAATTAATGGAACATGAGGCATCTCTCAGTAAGAATGCCCAAGAGGAGAAGCTGTCTTTACAGCAGGTGATCAGGGATATAACCCAG GTCATGGTGGAAGAAGGGGACAGTATGACCCAAGGCTGTGGTCGAGACAGCTCCTTAGAATTGGACCCTAGTGGCCTCTCATCCCAGTTTGATTCCCAGGACCCAGACAAGGCCCTTACTCTGGTGCGTTCAGTGGTGACTCAAAGACGCCAGGCTGTGCAG gacctAAGGCAGCAGCTTTCGGCCTGTCAGGAAGCTATGAGCTCTTTGCGGCAGCAGCATAatcagtgggaggaggagggtgaggccTTAAGACAGCGTCTGCAGAAGCTCACCGGGGAACGCGACACTCTGGCAGGGCAGACCTCGGACCTACAGGGAGAGGTGGAGTCTCTCAGCAA GGAGCGAGAGCTCCTGCAGAAGACGAGGGAGGAGCTGCAGCAGCAGTTGGAGGTGCTAGAGCAGGAGGCATGGCGGCTGCGAAGGACAAACATGGAGCTTCAGTTGCAGGGGGATTCTGTTCAGGGtgagaaggaggagcagcaggaggagctgcaCCTGGCTGTCCGTGAAAGGGAGCGCCT TCAGGAGACACTAGCAGGTCTGGAAGCCAAACAGTCAGAATCACTCAGTGAACTGATCATTCTTCGGGAAGCCCTGGAGTCTTGTCACCTGGAAGGGGAGCTGCTGAGGCAAGAGCAAACAGAAGTGACTGCGGCGCTGGCCAGG GCAGAACAGTCAGTTGCAGAGCTGTCGAGTTCTGAAAACAGCCTGAAGGCCGAGGTTGCTGATCTTCGGGCTGCAACCATCAAGCTCAGCGCCTTAAATGAGGCTTTGGCCTTGGATAAGGTTGGACTGAACCAGCAGCTTCTCCAG TTAGAACAAGAGAACCAGTCTGTGTGCCACAGAATGGAAGCAGCAGAGCAGGCAAGAAACACTTTGCAGTTGGGCCTGGCAGAGGCCGAGAGGAGCAGGGAAACCCTACAGGAAAAGAACACTCACCTGGAGGCACAGCTgcagaaggcagaggagaggggtgctgagctgcaggcagatctCAGGGCCATCCaagatgagaaggaagaaattcaaGAGAAACTAAGCGAG GCACGTCATCAGCAGGAGGCAGCCTTAGCTCAGCTGGATCAGCTGCGTCAGGAGACAAAGCGACAGGAAGAAGTGCTTGCTCGAGAAGTCCAGGAGAAGGAGGCCCTAGTACGGGAGAGAGCAGCCCTAGAGGTGCGGCTGCAGGCCGTGGAGCGAGACCGGCAGGACCTCGCTGAACAACTACTGGGCCTCAG CTCAGCCAAGGAGCAACTGGAGAGCACTCTGTTTGAGGCCCAACAACAAAATTCTCTGGTAGAGGTCACGAAGGGCCAGCTGGAGGTCCAGATTCAAACTGTCATTCGAGCCAAGGAAGTAATTCAAG GGGAAGTGAGGTGCCTGAAGCTGGAACTGGACAATGAGCGGAACCGGGCAGAACAAGAGCGGGAGACAGCAGCCAGACGGCTGGCCCAGGCCGAGCAAGAGGGGCAGACTGCCCTGCAGCAGCAGAAGTCAGCCCACGAGGAGGAGGTGAACCGGCTCCAGGAGAAATGG GAGACCACTCAGATCCTGCAGACCCAGCTCCGGGAGGCTCGGGGGGAGCTGGAGCAGGCAGCCCAGCAGAACAGAGATGACCTTGTTGCTGTCCAAGAAGAGTGCGGGGCCCTGCTGCAGGCGAAGATGGACCTGCAGAAGCGG GTGGAAGACTTGAAGTCTCAGCTCGTTTCCAGAGATGACTCCCAGAGGCTGGTGGAGCAGGAGGTTCAGGAGAAGCTGAGGGAGGCCCAGGAGTATAGCCGAATTCAgaaggagctggagagagagaaagccag CCTGATTCAGTCGCTGATGGAAAAGGAGCAGAGACTCCTTGTCTTACAAGAAGCTGACTCTATTCGACAACAGGAGCTGAGCTCCCTGCGCCAGGACATGCAGGAGTCCcaggaagggcagaaagagctCAGCACCCAG GTGGAATTACTGAAGCAGGAGGTGAAGGAAAAGGAGGCTGACTTTCTGGCTCAGGAAGCACAACtgctggaggagctggaggcaTCTCAAGTAACAGAGCAGCGGCTGCGAGCTTCCTTGCGGGCCCTGGAAGCCAAGGCAGCCCAAGTCCAGCTGCGACTGCGCAGCACAGAGAACCAGTTGGCAGCTCTGGTGGCAGAGCAGCAGCCGGGgcaccaggcccaggcccagctggcCAGCCTCTGTTCTGTCCTGCAGCAGGCCTTGGGGTTTGCTTGTGAGAGCAGGCCTGAGCTGCATGGCGGGGGAGACTCTGCTTCCCTCTGGGGCCCCGAGCCAG aCCAGAATGGAACTGGGATCCTCCTTAAGAGAGGGCCCCTCCTGACAGCTCTGTCAGCTGAGGCAGTGGCATCTGCCCTCCAGAAACTTCACCAAGACCTATGGAAGACTCAGCAGGCCCGG GATGATCTGCGGGAGCAGGCCCTGAAGCTGGAACAGCGTCTCACTGATACAGAGGCCGAGAAGAGTCAGGTCTGCACAGAATTGCAGGATTTGCAGAGACAACTCTCCCAGAACCAGGAAG AGAAATCCAagtgggaaggaaaacagaactCCCTGGAATCTGAGCTGACTGAACTGCATGGAACTGTGGCATCATTACAGAGTCGTCTACGGCAAGCAGAGCTGCAGGGACTAGAGGCCCAG AATGAGCGAGAGCTACTGCAGGCAGCCAAGGAGAGCCTGACAGCCCAGGTGGAACGTTTGCAGGCATCTGTGGCAGAAGCCAGGGCTCAGGCCGGTGCCACCAGGGCTCTGGAGGAGGACTTGAGAACTGCTCGCTCAGCCCTGAAACTCAAGAGTGAGGAAGCAGAGACCGAGCGTGAGCGGGCCCAGGCTCTGCAGGAGCAGGGCGAGCTGAAGGTGGCCCAAGGGAAGGCTCTACAGGAGAATTTAGCTATCCTGGCTCAGACTCTATCCGAAagagaaggggaggtggaggctTTGCGGGGAAGTATTCAGGAACTGGAAAAACAACAGGAGATGCAAAAGGCTACTTTGGAAGCTCTGTCTCTGGACCTGAAGAAGAAGAGTGAAGAGGTAGATGTGCAACAAGAACAGATCCAGGAGCTGGAGAAGTGCAGGTCCCTTTTAGAAGATCTGCCTCTGGCCATGCAGGAACAAGAGCAGAGGCTGGTTGCACAGAGGGAGCAAATCCAAGAGCTCGAGAAGGATCGAGAGACCCAGAGGAACATCTTGGAGCATCAGCTTCTCGAACTTGAGAAGAAGGCCCAAATGATAGAGTCCCAGAAAGGAGAGATTCAGGACCTGAAGAAGCAGCTGGTTACTCTGGAATGCCTGGCTCTGGAACGAGAGGAAAACCATCACAAGATGGAGTGCCAACAGAAGGCAATCGAGGAgctggagggccagagggaaatgCAGAGAGTAGCTCTGACCCACCTCACACTGGACCTGGAAGAAAAGAGCCAGGAGCTGCAGGCCCAGAGCAGTCAGATCGACAAGCTGGAGAGCCATAGCACCCTTCTGGCGCGAGAGCTCCAGGACAAGGACCAGGAGCTGAAGTCCCAGCGAGAACAGGTCGAGGAGctgcagaggcagaaggagcGTCTGGCTCAGGACCTAGAGAGGAGGGACCAGGACGTGGTGCTCCAGAGGGAAAGGATTCGGGTCCTAGAAGACCAAAGGACGCTGCAGACCAAGATCCTGGAGGAGGACCTGGGACAGATCAAGCTGTCCTTGAGAGAGCGAGGCCGGGAGCTGGCTTCCCAGAGGCCACCGATGCAGGAGcgggcagaggaagggaagggccAGAGTAAAGCCCAGCGCGGGAGCCTGGAGCACCTGAAGCTGATCCTGCGTGACAAGGAGAGGGAGGTAGAATGCCAGCAGGAACGCATCCAGGAACTGAAGGAGTATAAGGATCAGCTGGagcagcagctccagggcctACACAGGAAGGCAGGGGAGACTGGCCTCCTCCTGACTCAGCGAGAGCAGGAGATAGTGGTCCTGCAGCGGCATCTGCAGGAAGCCGCAGAACAGGGGGAGCTGAAAGAGCGGTCACTTCAGGGTCACCTGGAAGAGGCCCAGAGAGCCCTGGCCCAGAGGGAACAGGAGCTCGAGGCCCTGCAGCACCAACAGCagcaggccctggggcaggaggagactAGGAAGGAAGAGgcaagcaccctacagagggctCTGGAGCAGGCCCACACGGCACTGAAAGAGCGCCAGGGAGAGCTTGAGGACCACAAGGAGCATGTGCGAAGGCTCCAGGAGGAGCTGGCCATGGAGGGACGGCGTGTGCAGgccctggaggaggtggtgggtgACCTAAGAGCTGAGTCTCGGGAGCAGGAGGAGGCTTTGCTGGCCCTCCAGCAACAGGGTGCTGAGCGGGCACAGGAGCATGAGGTGGAGGTCGGGGGCCTGCGGGCCAGCCTGCTACAGGCAGAGACTGCACTCAAGGAACGGGACCTGGAGCTGGAGGCCCTGCGAGCCGATGGCCGGGCCTCCCAGCTTCGGGAGGAGACAGCCCGGGACTGGGCCCAAGCTCTGCAGGAGGCCCTAAGCAAGGCCCAGGCTGCCGTGCAGGAGAAAGAGCAGCGGCTGCTGAGTCAAGCAGAGTTGAGCCGCAGCCTAGAGACCAGCACCGCCACTTTACAGGCTGCCCTGGACTCCTGCCAGGCACAAGCCAGGCAGCTAGAGGAGGCTCTGAGGAGGCGAGAGGGTGAGATCCAGGACCGGGACCTCCGGCACCAGGAGGCCGTGCAGCAGCTCCAGCGGGCACTTGCCCAGAGAGATGAAGAATTGAGCCATCAGAAGAGACAGGGGCAGCTGCTAGAGCAGTCTCTGGCCCGGAGGGCCCGAGAAGATGCCATCCAAGGGAAGCCAGGTccggagcaggagagagaagaggaagagatgaggGGCCTTCGAGAAAGCCTAAGGGAGTTGCAGCTGACTCTAGCCCAAAAGGAAGAGGAGATCCTGGGGCTGAGGGAGGCCCAGCAAAGGAAGAATCTGGAGGACTCACTGCACAGCCACACAGCGCCCCCAGAGCCCTCTACAGACTTTGCCACCTTAGGGCCCAGGCTGCAGCAGGAGCTGGAGCGACTGCAGACAGCGCTGAGGCTAACTGAGGCCAGGGAGATTGAGTGGAGGGAGAAGGCCCAGGACTTGGCGCTGTCCCTGGCCCAGAGCAAGGCTAGCGTCAGCAGTTTGCAGGAGGCAGCCATGTTCCTACAGGCCTCTGTTCTGGAGCGGGACTTGGAACAGCAGAGGCTGCAG GATGAGTTGGAGCTCACCAGACAGGCTCTGGAGAAGGAGCAGCTCCTGAGCCCTAGTTCAACCAGCAGAGCagaacagaggcccagagaagag GTGTCAGAAGTCAAGGCTGAGCCTAGTCTTGGGCTGGAGGAGAGGCAGCTATGGGGACAAAGGCTGGAGTACCTCCAGCAAGCAGTGGCACAGCTGGAGATTGACCGGAGCAGGCTGCAGCACCACAATGTCCAGCTGCGGGCCACCTTGGAGCAG GTGGAGCGAGAGCGCAGGAAGCTGAAGAGGGAGTCCATGCGCGTGTCACGGACAGGCGGCCTGGAGGTTAAGGAAGCTGCGGCTTCGTCCCCCACACAGCAG